A genomic segment from Pleurodeles waltl isolate 20211129_DDA chromosome 9, aPleWal1.hap1.20221129, whole genome shotgun sequence encodes:
- the LOC138259704 gene encoding uncharacterized protein, with amino-acid sequence MSAKPVPPPKDTPPSTKRRANLLPPPKQTTKSMEQPPKPRAKETPPKTKGKENPTKTKPKEAPTKTKPRKAPPKTKPKDIPQEPVAKERPQEAEAKDTPQEPVAKDSPQEPVAKDSPKEPVAKDCNPEPVAKDIPQEPLAKDTPHEPVAKDTPQELVARNNPQ; translated from the coding sequence atgagtgcgaagCCGGTCCCAccccccaaggacactcctccgtcCACAAAACGGAGAGCTAAtctcctgccccctcccaaacagacaaccaagagcatggaacaacctccaaaacctagggccaaggagactcCTCCCAAGACCAAGGGCAAGGaaaacccaacaaaaacaaagcccaaggaggccccaacaaagacaaagcccaggaaggcaccaccaaagacaaagcccaaggacatccctcaagaaccagtggccaaggaaaGACCTCAGGAAGcagaggccaaggacacccctcaagaaccagtggccaaggacagccctcaagaaccagtggccaaggacagccctaaagaaccagtggccaaggactgcaatccagaaccagtggccaaggacatccCTCAAGAACCactggccaaggacacccctcatgagccagtggccaaggacacccctcaagaacTAGTGGCCAGGAACaaccctcagtaa